The Thalassoroseus pseudoceratinae genome has a segment encoding these proteins:
- a CDS encoding DUF4159 domain-containing protein, with amino-acid sequence MSETSKSRNQMILAGVFFVVWLVAVATWKYFTRLADTHGWVTGVYWGVFASTVPMGLFWWWRVRETGVARRRAVATVIGLMWWQLSVFAAHALGWEWIRSQLALWGTIGTFFVGLAWMIWTLERIERRHWLNALESADEPPKRIWNPLRPDAWFYGRRSQKLNQSLSALTSYIVLFFAGYMLLTQVGGCSEVYEMPAGGGQQQPIAQVVKVQKKIRQKFVVNPLSALKFKVPPIDEVQVITQELTKHAYTVGYGQGEGAGFAGGTQKGKVRFIRLEYSGGDWNQDFGVGADQNILIEYGIRTGQKVAAKTEARRVAELKNFPIGKSPPMVFLTGQKNISLSNSEIKILREYLLDKHGMLFVDNGGSRHFHNQVLHMMHQVLPNVREVPVPLDDVIHRIPYTLPFLPYVAPHGGKEALGWKVDGRWVCYYHPGDIADAWADDHAGVKPTVWEACYQLGTNIIFYSHSEYAKWLAARKDE; translated from the coding sequence ATGTCCGAAACCTCGAAGTCCCGCAACCAAATGATTCTCGCCGGCGTGTTTTTCGTCGTGTGGCTGGTCGCGGTCGCAACGTGGAAATACTTCACGCGACTCGCCGATACGCACGGCTGGGTTACCGGTGTGTATTGGGGGGTCTTCGCATCCACAGTTCCCATGGGGCTGTTTTGGTGGTGGCGAGTTCGTGAAACCGGTGTCGCGCGGCGTCGGGCGGTCGCCACTGTGATCGGACTGATGTGGTGGCAATTGAGTGTGTTCGCGGCTCACGCATTGGGTTGGGAGTGGATTCGCAGCCAACTGGCATTATGGGGCACGATCGGAACCTTCTTCGTCGGCTTGGCATGGATGATCTGGACGCTCGAACGAATCGAACGTCGCCATTGGCTCAACGCCCTGGAATCGGCAGACGAACCGCCAAAACGCATCTGGAACCCGCTCCGTCCGGATGCCTGGTTTTACGGGCGTCGCAGTCAGAAATTGAATCAATCGCTATCGGCACTCACGAGCTACATCGTGTTGTTCTTCGCCGGGTACATGTTGCTCACGCAGGTTGGTGGTTGCTCGGAAGTCTATGAAATGCCCGCTGGTGGTGGGCAACAGCAGCCGATCGCCCAGGTTGTCAAAGTGCAGAAGAAGATTCGGCAGAAGTTCGTCGTCAATCCGCTGTCGGCTCTGAAGTTCAAAGTTCCGCCGATCGACGAAGTGCAGGTCATCACGCAAGAACTGACGAAACACGCCTACACCGTTGGTTACGGTCAGGGTGAGGGAGCCGGTTTCGCAGGCGGCACACAGAAGGGCAAGGTGCGGTTTATTCGGTTGGAGTACTCCGGTGGCGACTGGAACCAGGATTTCGGCGTCGGAGCGGACCAAAATATTCTGATCGAATATGGTATCCGGACCGGTCAGAAGGTCGCCGCCAAAACCGAAGCTCGACGCGTCGCGGAACTCAAAAACTTTCCGATCGGCAAATCTCCGCCGATGGTCTTCCTCACCGGTCAGAAAAACATCTCACTCTCCAACAGCGAGATCAAAATTCTCCGGGAATATCTGCTCGACAAGCACGGTATGTTGTTCGTGGACAACGGCGGGAGTCGGCATTTTCACAATCAAGTTCTGCACATGATGCACCAAGTGTTGCCGAACGTGCGGGAGGTGCCGGTGCCGCTCGACGACGTGATTCACCGCATCCCGTACACCCTGCCCTTCCTGCCGTACGTCGCTCCGCACGGTGGGAAAGAGGCTCTCGGTTGGAAGGTCGACGGACGCTGGGTGTGCTATTACCATCCCGGCGACATCGCCGACGCCTGGGCCGACGACCACGCCGGTGTGAAACCGACCGTCTGGGAAGCATGTTACCAACTCGGCACGAACATCATCTTCTATTCGCACAGCGAATACGCCAAATGGCTCGCGGCCCGGAAAGATGAGTAG
- a CDS encoding MotA/TolQ/ExbB proton channel family protein, protein MTHWIVCTLLFAQAAPTAPEVDDVPPPAAEQQVAPENPAPTDQSEPADNAETEPAEESASDGVLGGLMNSGALKLLLDGGWFMLPILLLGIVAFGVIIERYRSLKMLSTDSSQLRNKVRALLEQDQPEKALELCDRETGPVAAILAAGLRKYVVLRRLGYDTARIEEQVIKAMDDYSVHIVAALEKHLPILATVSSAAPMLGFLGTVSGMIVSFNEINERIGEENIVKLASGGISEALLTTCAGLIIGIPAFIGFNYFNSVINRFVLDVEESATELIETVSLNETLADRNGAITEKSETDLVT, encoded by the coding sequence ATGACGCACTGGATTGTCTGTACGCTCCTGTTTGCACAGGCGGCTCCGACTGCGCCGGAAGTGGACGATGTGCCACCACCGGCCGCCGAACAGCAAGTCGCTCCAGAGAACCCCGCCCCCACCGATCAATCGGAACCGGCCGATAACGCGGAGACCGAACCCGCGGAAGAATCGGCTTCTGACGGTGTTCTCGGTGGATTGATGAATTCCGGTGCGTTGAAATTGCTGCTTGATGGCGGTTGGTTCATGCTGCCGATTCTACTGCTGGGAATTGTCGCGTTCGGTGTGATCATCGAACGCTACCGCAGTTTAAAAATGCTCAGCACCGATTCTTCCCAGCTCCGGAACAAAGTCCGAGCATTGCTCGAACAAGACCAACCCGAGAAGGCGCTGGAGTTGTGCGACCGGGAAACCGGCCCCGTGGCCGCCATTCTCGCGGCGGGTTTGCGGAAGTATGTTGTGCTGCGGCGACTCGGCTACGACACCGCCCGCATCGAGGAACAAGTCATCAAGGCGATGGACGACTACAGTGTTCATATCGTCGCTGCGTTGGAGAAACATCTCCCGATTCTCGCGACGGTTTCGAGTGCCGCTCCGATGTTGGGGTTCTTGGGAACCGTGTCCGGGATGATTGTGTCTTTCAACGAAATCAACGAACGCATCGGCGAGGAAAACATTGTGAAACTCGCCTCCGGCGGGATCAGTGAAGCCCTGCTGACGACATGTGCGGGGTTGATTATCGGGATTCCCGCGTTCATCGGCTTTAACTACTTCAACAGCGTGATCAATCGCTTCGTGTTGGATGTGGAAGAATCCGCCACGGAACTGATCGAAACCGTCTCACTGAACGAAACCCTCGCCGACCGCAACGGAGCGATCACCGAAAAGTCCGAAACGGATCTCGTCACATAA
- a CDS encoding c-type cytochrome, which produces MSRSLLIVRGGGWCCLGFVLGAFSLGQVVAEDAKVLTQVPEVAASQVKGETAEPNDSPVVDFNQGPKPKWIWGEGNDNQTWYFRKTFSVDRGWTGTMIASCDNVMTVHLNGKKVFSSSEWQTPETREIGAMLKRGENEILVEANNAGGIAAFAMKLVLGSKRDPNADPKYIVTDDSWTASRQKSGSDAVAVRTIGKMGDQPWGNVFSKTGLASSQPRNVFQTPPGFQVELLYTVPKDELGSWVCITFDETGRLIASDQGDKGLCRITPPPIGSDEPTKVEPLDVKMTSAQGMLAAFGHLYCSVNGGPGSGFYRLTDTDGDDQYDEVKKLQSFQGGGEHGPHAVRLSPDGKSLFVIAGNHTNPPKFDASRIPSNWSEDLLLPRQWDARGHARGKLAPGGWIAKTDRNGETWEMFSVGYRNPYDMAFNADGELFAYDADMEWDLGSPWYRPTRVSHAISGSEFGWRSGTGKWPTYFPDSLPPVVEIGPGSPVGVEFGYGTKFPAKYQKALYLLDWTFGTIYAIHLTPNGSTYDGERTEFLSRTPLPLTDAAVGPDGALYFTIGGRGTQSELYRVTYVGDESTEPVEAKNQSNENMRETRQRLEALHHPGKVSKEDLDFIWSNLDSSDRFIRYAARVALEHRSVEQWLPKLDQADTPEQVVSAVIALARQGDPSQKAIAVTALTKLNPGEFEKEQKLAYLRAWALVFIRMGEPTQQVASELANKLDPYFPSDDSDVNRELARLLVYLNSPTVITKTLKLMDKPFKPTAEQRADLLARNSRYGGTVAQMIANQPDPDKVFYALVLRNLKYGWTLEQRQAYFEHLSKLREKSGGASYQGFIDNIRKEALENTTDAERDALERTVDLEPPSLEELPKPQGPGKNWTVDELVQMTKSGLTGRDFDQGRAMFAAAQCVRCHRYGGEGGATGPDLSNVAGRFGGKDLAEAIIDPSKVISDQYREMKVFLSSGLSYSGRVLSEADGKVVILTDPVDISKTVTVDKDDIEIMTPSKTSTMPAKLLNDLNREEVLDLMAYLLSRGNPNNPMFKK; this is translated from the coding sequence ATGTCGCGTTCGTTGCTGATCGTCCGGGGGGGCGGATGGTGTTGTTTGGGCTTTGTTCTGGGGGCATTTTCGCTCGGTCAAGTCGTCGCGGAAGATGCAAAAGTTCTGACGCAAGTGCCGGAAGTCGCTGCATCACAGGTAAAAGGCGAAACGGCCGAGCCGAATGATTCGCCCGTGGTCGACTTCAACCAAGGACCGAAACCAAAATGGATTTGGGGCGAAGGCAACGACAATCAAACGTGGTACTTCCGGAAAACATTCAGCGTGGACCGTGGATGGACCGGAACCATGATTGCGTCCTGCGATAACGTGATGACCGTGCATCTCAACGGCAAGAAGGTCTTCAGCAGCAGTGAATGGCAAACGCCGGAAACCCGCGAGATTGGCGCGATGCTCAAGCGGGGCGAGAATGAAATTCTCGTCGAAGCGAACAACGCTGGTGGGATCGCCGCATTCGCCATGAAATTGGTGCTGGGCAGCAAACGTGATCCCAACGCCGATCCCAAATACATCGTTACTGATGACAGTTGGACCGCCTCACGTCAGAAGAGTGGTAGCGATGCCGTCGCGGTGCGAACGATCGGGAAAATGGGCGATCAACCGTGGGGCAATGTGTTCTCGAAAACCGGGTTGGCGAGTAGTCAACCGCGGAACGTGTTTCAAACGCCACCAGGTTTTCAGGTCGAATTGTTGTACACAGTGCCGAAAGACGAACTCGGTTCCTGGGTGTGCATCACCTTTGATGAAACAGGACGTTTGATCGCGAGTGATCAAGGCGACAAAGGACTTTGCCGGATTACACCGCCACCGATCGGCAGCGATGAACCCACGAAAGTCGAACCATTGGATGTCAAGATGACGTCGGCTCAGGGGATGCTCGCTGCGTTCGGTCATTTGTACTGTTCCGTCAACGGTGGACCCGGCAGCGGGTTCTATCGGCTGACCGATACCGATGGCGACGACCAGTACGACGAAGTCAAAAAACTGCAATCGTTCCAAGGTGGCGGTGAACACGGACCGCATGCGGTTCGGTTGTCGCCAGACGGAAAATCATTGTTTGTCATCGCGGGGAATCACACCAACCCGCCGAAGTTCGATGCCTCACGCATTCCATCGAATTGGAGTGAAGACCTGCTGTTGCCGCGTCAATGGGACGCCCGTGGTCACGCTCGCGGCAAGTTGGCACCCGGCGGTTGGATTGCCAAGACCGACCGCAACGGCGAGACGTGGGAGATGTTCAGCGTGGGTTATCGCAATCCGTACGACATGGCGTTCAATGCCGACGGTGAACTCTTCGCATACGATGCCGACATGGAATGGGACCTGGGTTCACCGTGGTATCGTCCGACGCGGGTCAGTCATGCGATTAGCGGTAGCGAATTCGGTTGGCGAAGCGGTACCGGCAAATGGCCGACGTATTTCCCGGATTCCCTGCCGCCAGTTGTCGAGATCGGTCCTGGTTCGCCAGTTGGTGTGGAGTTCGGCTATGGCACCAAATTCCCGGCGAAGTATCAAAAGGCGTTGTACTTGCTCGATTGGACCTTCGGCACGATCTATGCCATTCATCTCACGCCGAACGGTTCCACTTATGACGGCGAACGCACGGAGTTTCTCTCTCGCACACCGCTGCCATTGACCGATGCCGCCGTCGGACCGGACGGTGCGTTGTATTTCACGATCGGTGGTCGCGGCACACAATCGGAACTCTACCGCGTGACGTATGTGGGGGATGAGTCCACCGAACCAGTTGAAGCGAAGAACCAGTCGAACGAGAACATGCGTGAAACGCGACAACGTTTGGAAGCGTTGCACCATCCTGGCAAAGTCAGCAAAGAAGATTTGGACTTCATCTGGTCGAATTTGGATAGCTCCGATCGATTCATTCGCTACGCCGCACGGGTTGCGTTGGAGCACCGATCGGTCGAGCAATGGTTGCCGAAATTGGATCAAGCCGATACTCCTGAGCAAGTCGTCTCGGCCGTCATCGCGTTGGCTCGACAAGGTGATCCATCACAAAAAGCGATTGCCGTGACCGCACTCACGAAGTTGAATCCAGGTGAGTTCGAGAAGGAACAAAAACTGGCGTACTTGCGTGCGTGGGCATTGGTCTTCATTCGTATGGGCGAACCGACGCAGCAAGTTGCTTCGGAGTTAGCGAATAAACTGGATCCGTATTTCCCCAGTGACGATTCCGATGTGAACCGGGAACTCGCACGGTTGTTGGTCTATCTGAATTCGCCGACGGTCATCACAAAAACGCTGAAGTTGATGGACAAGCCATTCAAACCCACTGCGGAACAGCGGGCGGATTTGTTGGCTCGCAACTCGCGGTACGGCGGCACGGTTGCTCAGATGATTGCCAACCAACCCGACCCGGACAAAGTCTTCTATGCGTTGGTGCTACGAAATCTGAAATACGGATGGACTTTGGAACAACGCCAAGCGTATTTCGAGCACTTGTCGAAACTCCGTGAGAAAAGTGGCGGGGCGAGTTACCAGGGCTTCATCGACAATATTCGTAAAGAGGCGTTGGAGAACACGACCGATGCCGAACGCGATGCGCTCGAACGCACCGTCGATCTGGAACCGCCATCACTCGAAGAACTCCCCAAGCCACAGGGACCGGGGAAAAACTGGACAGTCGATGAGTTGGTGCAAATGACCAAGTCCGGTTTGACCGGTCGCGATTTCGACCAAGGTCGAGCCATGTTCGCGGCGGCTCAGTGTGTGCGTTGTCACCGATACGGTGGCGAAGGCGGGGCCACTGGGCCGGATCTTTCCAACGTCGCCGGTCGGTTCGGTGGCAAGGATTTGGCCGAGGCGATCATCGATCCTAGTAAAGTCATTTCCGATCAATACCGTGAAATGAAGGTGTTCTTGTCGTCAGGACTGAGTTATTCGGGACGTGTCCTCTCCGAGGCAGACGGCAAAGTTGTCATCTTGACCGACCCGGTCGATATCTCAAAGACTGTCACTGTGGACAAAGACGACATCGAAATCATGACGCCCTCAAAAACCTCCACGATGCCCGCGAAATTGCTTAATGATTTGAATCGGGAGGAAGTTCTCGATTTGATGGCGTATTTGCTCTCACGTGGCAACCCGAACAATCCCATGTTCAAGAAGTAA
- a CDS encoding ThuA domain-containing protein, with protein sequence MFHRRSLLAVALATVLGLPLSSSAAEKPARVLFLTQSKGFVHGSVKRKGQELSPSEIAMKQLGQQTGLFTLDATQDAATDFTPENLKKYDIVMLYTTGELPISDEAKEYFLNDWLKQPGHGVIGFHSATDTYRNDKPEHAWYRELIGGTFAGHPWNSRNNVTIAVHDPEHPAMQPFGEEFQIQDEIYQYKNFVPENVHVLMSLDMSKCKPSKPYHVPVAWCREWGEGKIFYNNLGHNNQTWTDKRFLKSTENAVKWVLDQVEGDADPNPEVSAQAEADAKKAAS encoded by the coding sequence ATGTTCCATCGTCGCTCATTGTTGGCCGTTGCGTTGGCTACTGTGCTGGGGTTGCCGCTGTCTTCATCCGCTGCGGAAAAACCAGCTCGCGTGCTATTTTTGACGCAAAGCAAGGGCTTCGTACACGGTTCGGTGAAACGCAAAGGGCAGGAGTTGTCGCCGTCCGAAATCGCGATGAAACAACTCGGCCAGCAAACGGGGTTGTTCACGCTGGATGCCACTCAAGACGCCGCTACGGACTTCACGCCGGAGAACCTAAAGAAATACGACATCGTGATGCTCTACACCACCGGCGAGCTTCCCATCAGCGACGAAGCGAAAGAGTATTTTCTGAACGATTGGTTGAAACAACCGGGACACGGCGTGATCGGTTTTCACTCCGCGACCGACACCTACCGCAACGACAAACCCGAACACGCCTGGTACCGCGAGTTGATTGGCGGCACATTCGCTGGGCATCCGTGGAACTCTCGGAACAATGTCACGATTGCCGTTCATGATCCCGAACATCCCGCCATGCAACCGTTCGGCGAGGAGTTTCAGATCCAGGACGAAATTTATCAGTACAAGAACTTCGTCCCGGAAAACGTGCACGTGCTGATGAGTTTAGATATGTCGAAATGCAAGCCGAGTAAACCGTATCATGTGCCGGTGGCGTGGTGTCGTGAGTGGGGCGAAGGCAAGATCTTCTACAATAATCTCGGCCACAACAACCAAACCTGGACCGACAAACGGTTTCTCAAATCGACCGAAAACGCGGTGAAGTGGGTGCTCGACCAAGTCGAAGGCGACGCCGACCCCAACCCCGAAGTCTCCGCCCAAGCCGAAGCGGATGCAAAAAAAGCCGCGAGTTAG
- a CDS encoding ExbD/TolR family protein, whose product MKIRRRSSTAEVPSMAMGDIAFNLLIFFVILARAQDDSHLQWQPANAAELQAGRQSQVSVVIDKESRLYLNGGEIGLAALEGSISGLLGDAPKGERNVLLKIHKDALGQRWGPVLEAVGAAGGEAFLVLEEQKTESE is encoded by the coding sequence ATGAAAATTCGCCGTCGATCCTCAACCGCAGAAGTGCCGAGCATGGCGATGGGGGACATTGCGTTCAATCTGCTGATCTTCTTCGTCATCTTGGCCCGGGCTCAGGACGATAGCCATTTGCAGTGGCAACCAGCCAACGCGGCGGAGTTGCAAGCGGGACGGCAATCGCAAGTCAGTGTGGTGATCGACAAGGAAAGCCGGTTGTACCTCAATGGTGGTGAGATCGGGCTCGCGGCGTTAGAAGGCTCAATCAGTGGACTTCTCGGCGATGCCCCGAAAGGCGAACGCAACGTGCTTCTGAAGATTCACAAAGACGCGCTTGGTCAACGCTGGGGGCCAGTGTTGGAAGCCGTCGGGGCAGCCGGTGGCGAAGCGTTCCTTGTTCTCGAAGAACAGAAAACCGAATCCGAATAG
- a CDS encoding ExbD/TolR family protein, with translation MRIRRRNKLLVESPASATGDIAFNLIVFFLVCASVQPEGGKEQNIPGSETVEQQNEQENLEVRIKRTVLLYNGDPIQPETLRPALTNKFSAARTPEEKLVVVSYDNDAPWSRYVEVSEIIDTAGGTVVLQTEEEKEVDIPAE, from the coding sequence ATGCGAATTCGGCGTCGAAACAAGTTGTTGGTGGAATCGCCCGCGAGTGCGACAGGGGACATTGCGTTTAATTTGATTGTGTTCTTCCTGGTGTGTGCGTCGGTCCAACCGGAGGGTGGCAAGGAGCAGAACATCCCCGGCAGCGAAACCGTCGAGCAGCAAAACGAACAGGAAAACCTGGAAGTCCGCATCAAACGAACCGTCCTGTTATACAATGGTGACCCAATTCAACCGGAGACGCTTCGACCGGCACTCACCAACAAGTTTAGTGCCGCTCGCACGCCGGAGGAGAAACTCGTCGTCGTCAGTTACGACAACGACGCGCCTTGGTCTCGGTATGTGGAGGTGTCCGAGATCATCGACACCGCCGGTGGCACCGTCGTGCTGCAAACCGAAGAAGAAAAAGAAGTTGATATCCCAGCCGAGTAA
- a CDS encoding NUDIX hydrolase — protein sequence MNSDSAIDFQAHGKYLRLLRESGWEYVDRVGVTGIVAMIPVTDDGKIVLIEQFRAPVGKRVVEIPAGLVGDQPGSETPALAAKRELLEETGYKARRMKKVTEGPPSAGLSTEVVTFYLATGLTKVEDGGGDGSEDIEIHEVPLDDIDNWLKRRAKGRYIDPKVYTGLYFAKTVN from the coding sequence ATGAATTCCGATTCCGCAATTGATTTTCAAGCCCACGGCAAATACCTGCGATTGCTACGCGAGAGCGGCTGGGAATACGTCGACCGTGTGGGCGTCACGGGGATCGTGGCGATGATTCCTGTCACTGACGACGGAAAGATCGTCCTCATCGAGCAATTCCGGGCACCGGTCGGCAAACGGGTGGTTGAGATTCCGGCCGGTCTGGTCGGGGACCAGCCCGGTTCGGAAACACCCGCGTTGGCGGCCAAACGAGAACTGCTCGAAGAGACCGGCTACAAAGCCCGTCGCATGAAGAAAGTCACCGAGGGACCACCGTCGGCGGGGCTGTCGACGGAAGTCGTCACCTTTTATCTAGCGACCGGTTTGACGAAAGTCGAAGACGGCGGCGGAGACGGTTCCGAAGACATCGAAATCCACGAAGTCCCGCTCGATGATATCGATAACTGGCTCAAACGCCGAGCAAAAGGCCGGTATATCGATCCCAAAGTCTACACCGGCTTGTATTTCGCCAAGACGGTGAACTAG
- the zwf gene encoding glucose-6-phosphate dehydrogenase, translated as MSDDRQAATILIFGATGDLTARKLLPALYELWSAGYLSDRCPIVGVARRDKSDDDFRSDMQAAIRDARDDYSDENWDKFASRLFYQRTDLKDPEDFRRLRQRVESLEEETDTRGKRLVYLATAPSLFVPSVEALSDAGMIPNADDEQVLRVVIEKPFGHDLESAREMSTELGRLLREDQIYRIDHYLGKDTVQNILMFRFGNSIFEPLMNRNHVDHVQITVAESQGMEHGRGGYYDHAGALRDVLQNHALQLLCLTAMEPPGQFLQEHIRDEKVKVLEALEAPSKNIDDWAVAGQYTENTIGGETLLGYRQEDRVDENSNRDTYVGMEVHIDNWRWSGVPFYLRTGKRMTKRVTEIAVQFKLPPQHLFQTVECEGDICDVVGTQPNALVFRIQPKEAISLKFSTKRPGMQYQVHPANMEFCYEDAFSNRMPEAYERLLLDVLRGDSTLFTRSDELEAAWKFVTPVLDHWEQDNFEPNFYPAGTWGPKASDELLAKTGRHWRRPQESGPA; from the coding sequence ATGTCCGACGATCGTCAAGCCGCCACAATTCTGATCTTCGGTGCCACCGGAGATTTGACGGCTCGTAAACTCTTGCCTGCTCTCTATGAATTGTGGAGCGCTGGGTATTTGTCAGATCGGTGTCCGATCGTGGGGGTCGCTCGGCGGGATAAATCCGACGACGATTTCCGCAGCGATATGCAGGCAGCCATCCGCGATGCGCGCGATGACTATAGCGATGAAAATTGGGACAAATTCGCCAGCCGACTGTTCTATCAACGCACCGACTTGAAAGACCCCGAAGATTTTCGTCGGCTGCGTCAACGGGTGGAATCGCTCGAAGAAGAAACCGACACACGCGGAAAGCGGCTTGTCTATTTGGCCACCGCACCTTCGCTGTTCGTGCCGTCCGTCGAAGCCCTGAGCGATGCCGGCATGATCCCCAATGCCGACGATGAGCAGGTTCTGCGGGTCGTTATCGAAAAGCCATTCGGGCACGATTTGGAGTCGGCTCGTGAAATGAGCACGGAACTCGGTCGACTGCTCCGAGAAGATCAGATTTACCGCATCGACCACTATCTCGGCAAAGATACCGTCCAGAACATTTTGATGTTCCGCTTCGGCAATTCGATCTTCGAACCGCTGATGAACCGTAACCACGTCGATCACGTGCAAATCACGGTGGCGGAGTCACAGGGGATGGAACACGGTCGCGGAGGATATTACGACCACGCCGGTGCCCTGCGAGACGTGTTGCAAAACCATGCGTTGCAACTTCTTTGCCTCACCGCTATGGAACCGCCGGGGCAATTCCTGCAAGAACACATCCGGGACGAGAAAGTTAAAGTCCTCGAGGCACTCGAAGCCCCATCGAAAAACATCGACGACTGGGCCGTTGCGGGGCAGTACACCGAAAACACGATCGGCGGCGAAACCTTGCTTGGCTATCGTCAAGAAGACCGCGTCGATGAGAACTCGAACCGCGATACGTACGTTGGAATGGAAGTTCACATCGACAACTGGAGGTGGTCCGGTGTGCCGTTTTATCTGCGAACCGGCAAACGGATGACGAAACGCGTCACTGAAATTGCGGTCCAATTCAAGTTACCGCCCCAGCACCTCTTTCAAACCGTGGAGTGTGAAGGTGACATCTGCGATGTTGTCGGCACACAGCCGAATGCGTTGGTGTTCCGTATTCAACCGAAGGAAGCGATTTCGCTGAAGTTCTCCACCAAACGTCCCGGCATGCAATATCAAGTTCACCCGGCGAACATGGAATTTTGCTACGAAGACGCATTCAGCAACCGAATGCCTGAGGCGTACGAGCGGTTATTGCTCGACGTCTTGCGAGGCGATTCGACGTTGTTCACTCGTAGTGACGAACTCGAAGCGGCTTGGAAATTTGTCACACCGGTTCTCGACCACTGGGAACAGGACAACTTTGAACCGAATTTCTACCCCGCCGGAACTTGGGGACCGAAAGCCTCCGACGAACTCCTCGCCAAAACCGGCCGCCACTGGCGACGCCCACAAGAATCCGGACCGGCTTGA